The sequence below is a genomic window from Lolium perenne isolate Kyuss_39 chromosome 7, Kyuss_2.0, whole genome shotgun sequence.
CAGAGAACACAATGTTCCTAGTTTCAGAACCACACGTGCCATCCTCGTTCTCAATCAATATCTTTAGGGCTTCTTTTGAGGTTACACGGGACACAGCGACATAAAACTGGCCATGGGTGAATACAGGAGTTTTAAGATACAAACCAACTGCTGCAAGAGTCTGGCCTTGACTTTTATTAATGGTCATCGCATAACATATTCTAATAGGAAACTGGCGGCGGTGTAAATTAAATGGCCATTTAGGATCTCTAGTTGTAAGACATATCCTGGGTATGTAGACAACATCTCCAACATGGGAGCCAGTCATCACAATGGCCTCAATGACTTTCTCAGCAAGCCTAGTGACAATAAGACGCGTGCCATTACATAAACCAGCTGTCTGGCTTATATTTCTAAGAAGCATGATGGGAACACCTTTTTTAAGCACCAGCCTATGATATGGGAAGTTGTTTACCTTGATAGTATTTAGGACCTCAACGGGATAAAAAATATCTATGTTACGAATCCCATCAGCGGAGTTTCCTGTAGAGTCACAGCTTAAGTATTCCTTCTCCTCACCAGGCACCATAGAAAGAACATGCCTATTGACATCTTCAGCTACCTCATTAGTCGGTGTCAAGATGGCTCTTTCTCTTAAATAGTTCGGATCAGAGTACCTTTTCAAGAAATCAACATATACAGCCTCAACAATAGCACCTATTTTATCACCATCAGTATGCACTAAATGATCGTCAGGGATGGTAATCCAAGTTGGGTCCGATTCCCCCGGGCGCGCCACGGCAGGAAATGTGCCATCACCGATGCTCAGAACCCACCGAGCAAAGGTTGCTGCCGCGACCTGCACATCAGGATCAGTGCTTTGAACAGCCAGACGCTGGTTAATAGTAAGGTGAAGAACCGTAACATGATCCCATAGAGGAGAATTAGTAATAGCAGAACCTACAACCTGGGAACGTGTCCCGCCCTCAATTACCGGCAAGATCTGCCTAAGATCACCACCCAAGACAACCACCTTCCCACCAAATGGTTCATCAGCTAGCAAAGGGTCATGGTCAGACAGGACATCACGCAAACTTCGATCAAGTGCCTCAAAGCATTTCCTATGTGTCATCAAGGCCTCATCCCAAATAATAAGGGACGACGCCTCAATCAAAGAAGAAAGCATTGTACCCCTCCGAATGTCACAGACCCCATTAGCATCTAGGTTAATAGGAATCTTAAATCTAGAATGAGTTGTCCTACCGGCCAGGCAACAGAAGAGACGCAACACCCGAAGATGCAACAGTCAAGACAATTCTTTTATATCCCCTAAGATATGTAACCAAAGCATTCCAAAGAAAAGTCTTTCCAGTGCCACCCTGTCCTGAGACAAAAAAATAACCCAGGCTTACCATCTCGCACCTTATCTACGATAGACTCAAAGGCAATTTTCTGATCTTCATTAAGCTGAAGTCGCATAGCCTCAGAGGTCCTAATGAGTGTTTCACAGTCCTGCGAAAGCTCGTCACTAATCATGGTATTTCCACACGAATCAGCAGCATAGCTTGTCTTTAGAGGCAAAGCATAATCTAGAATTTTACATCCATTCTTAGAGAAGACAATAGATAATTCATCTAAAAGCATATTTCTCAGCTCATCGTCGGGAACAGTATAGGAAGCATCATGAAGAGAACATTGTATCCTATACTGGATGTCTTCAGCCAAATAAGTCCAATATTTCTCAAAAAAGCCATTTTCATCAAGGACACCACAGAAAATAATCATAGTAACAAACAGCTGCCGTAACTGGTTCCCCATACCCCACTTCAAAGCCTCATCGAAAGCACAGTACCACTCACTGTCATCGCCTAACAACCCTCTTGCAGCACATGCATCCTTAAACGATTCATACACAACGCCATTATAAGTCCTAACGTCGGCATAACACTTTGCGCCTTTTACAATCATCAACAACATTCTGAGATAGTAAAGCTCACCGGTAGAAGGGTGAACATAATATACCCTCCCAATTTTGTCACTCCGTTTTCTCCGCACCCATTGTTTATTTTCTGGCACCCAAGACCACTCTGTTGGAAAATCACAGTAGGTTAAAGACCGGGCGTTAGCATACTTGGCATTACCAACAAACCATTCAGTTAGCATGGTCTTTTGTAACAGGCTATTATTAATAATCGCAGGAAGCTTAGCGAGTGCGCGAAAACGCACAATTTTAAAAACGGTTGGGCCTCCACCATCGTTCACGGAACGGTCTATGGTTGCTCCCATGGAGGTGAAAGCGAACAGGCAATTGTACTGGCGTATTTTCTCAAGAAATGCTTTGCTACGCACGGGGCCATCGAAATCAAGGAGGGCACGCAGGAACTCCGGCGGCTCCTTGAAAGGTGCAATAAAGACCTTCCCACCTTTGCAGCAATTGTTATAGACAACTCGCCTTTCAGTGATCGCAGACGCACTCTTCACCCTTTCCTGGTACCAGAAACTCGCCTTACACCGGCCACAACGATAGTCCGGCCCTCCATAGTAAGACTTATCTGCATAGCCAGCTACAGGTTTTCTCGGTTCAGAACCAAGCAAATAAAAACATGATAGCAACAAACACAGGCAGCACAAGCCACATGAGGTTTCTATTACCTTTTAAGATATCAACCTCCTCTGTTGTAAACCCAACCCACAAAGGCTCCAAGGGGGAAGTAAATGGAGCATCTGTACCAAACATGGGCATATAAAATCTCACAGAACTAAAATAGCACACAGCAAGCTAAACCAAGCAAGTAACAGGGGAAAGAGCAAACAACAACCTGGTGTGCGCCCACGCTGCCTATCATGTATGACCTTGCGCCTTTTTCGGTTTCTAGTAGCAACCTCTGGACTAACAACAGGGAAGAAACCATCCCCTACAGGAGAACCAGCAACAGCACGCACGCACAAACATTAAGAAGCTGAAACAAAAGGAACCCACCAGCACCCAAAAGAAAACAATGAAGCGCATACATTTTCTTTTGGGGAGGCCTGCAGAAACAAACCCAACAGGCGCCGGCAGTGGCACAAACCGGGCTCTATGGCGCCTAGGCGCACTGGTTCGAACTTTAGAAGCAGAAGCCACCCTGAATGCTCTTGTACGGGCAGGACGAGGGCCAACCATGGACGACAAAGAAGAACGCATAGGCACGAGCAATTTTAAGGAGAAACTCACTCTGCACATACACTATAGTACACCTCATGTCAGAACCGACCCATCCTCCGTCACCTCACGCAAGTCAAACAAAGCCGGCAGAGCACAACATGCAACGAGGGCCTCATGAACAGTAATAAAAACGGAAACAACAGTGCACATCCAGTGGATCATGGTAGTAAAACATTGAGGAGCAAATAAATGGTAAACACATAGACACAACGCACGGATACAGGCTATGACACAGAAACAGTGGTAAGCAAAAGGTTAACCAAAATCAAGAGCTCTAAATAAGGAGAAACAAACCTTGGGTGGAGCTGCGAGCAGAAGACAACACCGTTCAGCCCTAGCAAATCCTCAAGTGGCGAGACCTGCGTGTTTAAAACGAGAATGCATGAGGCACCAAACAAAACGAACAGAAGGCCATGCCACTATATGTCCCTATCAATAGCAGAAGCAGACAACACTGAACATACTCCGGTGGTCATACATGAAACCATTTAATTTGCTTTGAATAACTTCCATGTAAATAACAAAACAGTTTGTGTTGACCTCAACAAAATGGCAGCCTACCTTATGAAAAAGCAAAATTTACCTATCAATAGCGTATGTGACACCACTGAACATAATTTGGTGGTCATATAGGAAACCATTTAATTTGCTTTGAATAACTTCCATGTAAATAACAAAACAGTTTGTGTTAACCTCAACAAAATGGCAACCTACCTTATGGGAAAAAAGCAAAATTTACCTCGTAGATTGAAAGAGGCAAAATTTTCACATGATTAGGGAAGAGAAAAGTACCAAGTTTTATCTCAGCACTAACTATATGAAGTAAAATGCATTGAACCAAAAAGTGTGATGGAATATAACAGGGGCGACACTGCATAATATAGCTGAACCAAAATATCTGAAAATATATCACTTTTTTCACGACAGTACTAATTCAAGGGTCCAAAATATCTGAAAAGACATTCAGCTCTCTAC
It includes:
- the LOC127312195 gene encoding uncharacterized protein, giving the protein MVGPRPARTRAFRVASASKVRTSAPRRHRARFVPLPAPVGFVSAGLPKRKWDGFFPVVSPEVATRNRKRRKVIHDRQRGRTPDAPFTSPLEPLWVGFTTEEVDILKAGYADKSYYGGPDYRCGRCKASFWYQERVKSASAITERRVVYNNCCKGGKVFIAPFKEPPEFLRALLDFDGPVRSKAFLEKIRQYNCLFAFTSMGATIDRSVNDGGGPTVFKISGLGCQKINNGCGENGVTKLGGYIMFTLLPMAFNLLSEIHSDNHQWTICVLVSRMWHYRGGTDEGPIQHTDLVLLDVEGNHMYGQLPPATSERLKDVLEEGKVFVIRKFFCNPSKPTFSYIPVPCGRAERFIDVIGKIDMVSDVIPVQSMYQQLLLIRGPQ